CCGGGAGGCGTTTCCACCTTACTCCACCGCGAGGGAACAGCGGCGGGATCAGAAGACTTTCGACAGGCCCAGCTTGTAGGTTCGGCCCGGCGCATCGCGCGAGGACAGGTTGCCGGTATAGTCGAGGTCAAAGGCGTTTTCGATGCCGAAACGGATCTCGGTGCCTTCCAGCGCCCCGGTCTGCGGCCGGTAAGTGGCACGCAGGTTGTGCACCGTGTAATCGGGCAGATCCGCCTCAAGCGCGTCACGCGCATCGGTGGTGTGCCGCACCTCCCAGCTCATGTCCAGCCAGTCGCCCCATTTGTGGCCCAGCGTCAGGCCCACCGCATCGCCCGGCTTGTTGCGCCAGTCGGTATCGCTGAGCCCGTCAGCGTATTCCGTGCCCTCGGTCCAGCTGCCCTGGAAGTCGACATAGGTGCCGGAGGCAAACCCGTAAGAGGCTTCGAGCTCGAAGCCTTCGGTCTCGACGCGGTCGAGATTGGGGCTGGTCGAGCCGGTCGCGGAGTAGCTGGTGATGTCCCAGAGCTCGGTCTGATAGTAGCTGCCCCGCACCGAGAGGTTGTCGCCCGGCGAGAACACATCCACCGAAGCATAGGAGGCACCAAGCTCCCAGGTGTCGGATTTCTCGGTGGTGGTCATGCGCCATTCGTTGACCGCAGCCGGGCCGAGATCGTCGATGATCGGCAGGCCCTCGGTATAGGCGTAGCTGCCGAAGACCGACAGGCCGTTGCCGAACTCATATGCCAGCGCCACGCCGCCCATCAGCGCATCGTTCTCGAAATCGCCGTAGGTGGTGGCGCTCTCGACCTCGGATTTCTCCCAGCGCAGCGCCGGGGTCAGGGTAAAGCCGTTGAACCGCATCTCGTCGATGACAAAGACCGCAAGCCGGTTGTCCTCACCCCCGGGCGCGCTGGCGGCATCGTTATCGGCGCGCTCGCGCCGCGACAGCTCGACCCCGGCACGCAGGGTGTGATCCACGATCCCGGTCTGGAACATCGCGGCGTTCTTCACGGTCAGCTTGGTGGTCTCGTATTGCTGATCGGCATTCACCGTATCGCGCAGGAATGGCCAGGTCGGCGTGAATTCCAGCGGCGACGAGCCCGGCACATAGCTGTATTCGATCTGCTGGTCGGCATAGGAGAGCGTCGCGGTCAGGTCGATCAGGTCACTGACGGGATTGTAGCGGTATTCCAGGGTCGTCTGGCTGGTTTCGGTCAGCCGGTCGACATTGCCGAAACTGCCGCCGGTGGTGCCGAACGTGTCATAGGGCACATCCTTTTCATCCGCCGTGGTACGCGAATAGGACAGCGTCACGCTATGTTCGTCGTCCTGGCCGAAAGTGAACTTGCCCTTGAGCAGCCCCGAGGGCGTTTCGAACCCGCTGTTGCCGATCTCATGGCCGTCGCCGTCGACCTGATCGTCCTGCTGGCGCCAGGTGTAGTTGAGCAGGAATTCGGCGCGTTCGGTCGGCTGCCAGGCCAGCGTGGTCGAGCTGACCGCCCCGGCGGTGTTCGAGCTGAACTCGAAACTCTGCCCGACGCGGAAGCCCGGCACGCCGCCGGTGAAATCCGAGGCGTCCTTGGTTTCCAGCTTCACGACGCCGCCGACGATGCCGGAGCCGTATTCGAAGCTGCCGATAGTGCCGCGCAGCACCTCGACCTGGCGATAGAGCAGCGGGTCGGTAAAGAGCTGCGTGCCGATGCGGTAGAGTTCTTCCGAACCCACCGAGGCACCGTCGACCAGAATCGCGATTTTCTGGTCGTTGCCATAGGCCTCGTTGGCACCATAGCCGCGAATATTGATGCCCGAGC
The window above is part of the Salipiger abyssi genome. Proteins encoded here:
- a CDS encoding TonB-dependent receptor plug domain-containing protein encodes the protein MTRSRLRGTTALILVSLCATPVAAQEVATDINTVSGFLGTLYLTPGKRDLSLGGAVPVTTVDAEEIEDRQAGTIAELIDSVPGVTLINGSTPQGSGINIRGYGANEAYGNDQKIAILVDGASVGSEELYRIGTQLFTDPLLYRQVEVLRGTIGSFEYGSGIVGGVVKLETKDASDFTGGVPGFRVGQSFEFSSNTAGAVSSTTLAWQPTERAEFLLNYTWRQQDDQVDGDGHEIGNSGFETPSGLLKGKFTFGQDDEHSVTLSYSRTTADEKDVPYDTFGTTGGSFGNVDRLTETSQTTLEYRYNPVSDLIDLTATLSYADQQIEYSYVPGSSPLEFTPTWPFLRDTVNADQQYETTKLTVKNAAMFQTGIVDHTLRAGVELSRRERADNDAASAPGGEDNRLAVFVIDEMRFNGFTLTPALRWEKSEVESATTYGDFENDALMGGVALAYEFGNGLSVFGSYAYTEGLPIIDDLGPAAVNEWRMTTTEKSDTWELGASYASVDVFSPGDNLSVRGSYYQTELWDITSYSATGSTSPNLDRVETEGFELEASYGFASGTYVDFQGSWTEGTEYADGLSDTDWRNKPGDAVGLTLGHKWGDWLDMSWEVRHTTDARDALEADLPDYTVHNLRATYRPQTGALEGTEIRFGIENAFDLDYTGNLSSRDAPGRTYKLGLSKVF